Proteins encoded within one genomic window of Mangifera indica cultivar Alphonso unplaced genomic scaffold, CATAS_Mindica_2.1 Un_0055, whole genome shotgun sequence:
- the LOC123206998 gene encoding AAA-ATPase ASD, mitochondrial-like → MVTMGEFWVTLTSVVAATAMFRTYFPYEIWLYVERFIHKLIRFFNPYIEITFHEYSGKFLKRNEAFTDIRNYLSTRATLCAKRFKADVVQDSKSLILSMEEREEVTDMFKGVKVWWELRHKAPSKTQSISWYGSDDDKRYFKLRFHKRHQELITGTYVQHVLAGGKDVAVRNRIRKLFSNNPSKNWYGWRQSKWSHVPFEHPATFDSLAMERKKKEEIKNDLKKYSDGKEYYTKIGKPWKRGYLLYGPPGTGKSTMISAIANFLNYDVYDLELTTVMDNSELKNLLIETTNKSVIVIEDIDCSLDLTGQREKKKGKDEDKEEQSPIEKKMKEEGENKVSKVTLSGLLNCIDGLWSACGGERIIVFTTNYVDKLDPALIRRGRMDRHIEMSYCCFDAFKVLAKNYLDIDSHELFAEVSSRLAETNMIPADVAEHLMPKSDEDDAETCLKNLIKALKLAKKEAIKKAEEEVRSKAEKEKEGDKCTCSAKKDMRGDETSTKSVKENGFINQEDKGVEN, encoded by the coding sequence ATGGTAACCATGGGGGAGTTCTGGGTTACTCTAACCTCAGTTGTAGCTGCAACAGCTATGTTTAGAACCTACTTCCCTTATGAAATTTGGCTCTATGTTGAAAGATTTATCCACAAATTGATTCGCTTTTTTAATCCTTACATTGAAATTACATTTCATGAATACTCTGGTAAATTTCTCAAGCGTAATGAAGCCTTCACTGACATAAGAAACTATCTCAGTACCAGAGCCACTTTGTGTGCAAAAAGATTTAAGGCTGATGTTGTGCAAGATAGCAAGTCTTTAATTCTCAGCATGGAGGAAAGAGAAGAGGTAACAGATATGTTTAAAGGGGTCAAAGTCTGGTGGGAATTGCGTCATAAGGCCCCTTCCAAAACACAATCAATTTCTTGGTATGGAAGCGACGACGATAAGAGGTATTTCAAGCTCAGATTCCATAAACGTCATCAAGAACTCATCACAGGGACTTATGTTCAGCATGTGCTTGCCGGTGGAAAGGATGTTGCAGTGAGGAACCGCATTCGAAAGCTATTCAGTAATAATCCTAGCAAGAATTGGTATGGCTGGAGACAATCAAAGTGGAGTCATGTACCTTTTGAGCATCCTGCAACATTTGATTCATTGGCAatggagagaaagaagaaggaagagatcAAGAATGACCTCAAGAAGTACAGTGATGGGAAAGAGTACTACACAAAAATCGGGAAGCCTTGGAAGAGAGGGTATCTTCTTTATGGTCCTCCAGGAACTGGCAAATCCACCATGATTTCTGCGATcgctaattttttaaactatgatGTCTATGATCTTGAGCTTACCACAGTCATGGACAACTCAGAGTTGAAAAATCTTTTGATCGAGACAACAAATAAATCTGTCATAGTTATAGAGGACATTGATTGCTCGCTTGATCTTACTGGTCAGCGCGAGAAGAAAAAGGGGAAAGATGAGGATAAAGAAGAGCAAAGTCCcattgaaaagaagatgaaagaggaAGGTGAGAACAAAGTAAGCAAGGTCACTTTATCTGGGCTTCTGAATTGCATTGATGGCCTTTGGTCAGCTTGTGGGGGAGAAAGAATCATTGTGTTCACTACTAATTATGTGGACAAGCTTGATCCAGCACTTATCAGGAGAGGAAGGATGGACAGGCATATTGAAATGTCCTACTGTTGCTTCGATGCATTCAAGGTTCTAGCTAAGAATTATTTAGATATTGACTCACATGAATTGTTTGCAGAAGTTAGCAGTCGGTTGGCAGAAACCAATATGATACCTGCAGATGTAGCAGAGCATTTGATGCCGAAGTCTGATGAAGATGATGCTGAGACTTGTCTGAAGAATCTGATTAAAGCTCTCAAGTTGGCGAAGAAGGAAGCGATAAAAAAGGCTGAGGAAGAGGTGCGCTCAAAGGCCGAGAAAGAGAAGGAGGGGGACAAGTGTACTTGCTCTGCTAAGAAGGATATGAGGGGTGACGAAACATCAACTAAGTCTGTGAAAGAGAATGGTTTCATCAACCAGGAAGATAAAGGCGTGGAGAACTGA